One window of Choristoneura fumiferana chromosome 13, NRCan_CFum_1, whole genome shotgun sequence genomic DNA carries:
- the MED4 gene encoding mediator complex subunit 4 isoform X2 — MASHLSTKDRLLSLIDDIELIAKEIIEVSIAPKSQKLSAADHAQLTDLLLAKDVELKKTLDLADEQAKIQQKMNELKAEVDNKDQDIYHLQRQLKDAEQILATSLYQARQKLASIVKSRKRPVPSEDLIKFAHRISASNAVSAPLSWQPGDPRRPYPTDLEMRLGMLGRLCDLPLNGHTPSTLNDLHRITTGGATASNQFTWHPSGELHMSVGGGNSVAIDARGKDAPTQEDVEVMSTDSSSSSSSDSQ; from the exons ATGGCATCTCATTTAAGTACTAAAGATAGATTGCTATCTTTAATAGATGATATTGAGTTAATTGCAAA GGAAATTATTGAAGTATCGATAGCTCCTAAATCACAGAAGCTATCGGCAGCCGATCATGCACAATTAACAGACTTACTTTTGGCAAAAGATGTCGAACTTAAAAAGACGCTAGACCTCGCTGATGAACAGGCCAAAATCCAACAGAAAATGAATGAGCTTAAAGCTGAAGTAGATAATAAG gatCAAGATATCTATCATTTGCAAAGGCAACTAAAAGACGCAGAACAGATTCTCGCTACCTCTTTGTATCAAGCACGACAGAAGCTGGCTTCAATAGTGAAGTCAAGGAAGCGCCCTGTGCCCTCAGAGGACTTAATCAAGTTTGCTCACAG GATAAGTGCATCAAATGCTGTGAGTGCACCCTTGTCCTGGCAGCCGGGTGATCCTCGGAGACCATACCCTACAGACCTCGAGATGAGACTAGGAATGCTCGGTCGCCTCTGTGACTTGCCATTAAATGGTCACACCCCATCAACTCTTAATGATCTACATCGAATAACTACTGGAGGAG CGACAGCAAGCAACCAGTTTACGTGGCATCCTTCTGGAGAACTACACATGTCTGTTGGAGGCGGGAATTCTGTCGCCATCGATGCGAGGGGAAAGGATGCACCAACTCAAGAAGACGTCGAGGTCATGTCCACTGACTCAAGCTCGAGTTCCAGTAGTGACTCACAATGA
- the MED4 gene encoding mediator complex subunit 4 isoform X1 — MASHLSTKDRLLSLIDDIELIAKEIIEVSIAPKSQKLSAADHAQLTDLLLAKDVELKKTLDLADEQAKIQQKMNELKAEVDNKDQDIYHLQRQLKDAEQILATSLYQARQKLASIVKSRKRPVPSEDLIKFAHRISASNAVSAPLSWQPGDPRRPYPTDLEMRLGMLGRLCDLPLNGHTPSTLNDLHRITTGGVPATASNQFTWHPSGELHMSVGGGNSVAIDARGKDAPTQEDVEVMSTDSSSSSSSDSQ; from the exons ATGGCATCTCATTTAAGTACTAAAGATAGATTGCTATCTTTAATAGATGATATTGAGTTAATTGCAAA GGAAATTATTGAAGTATCGATAGCTCCTAAATCACAGAAGCTATCGGCAGCCGATCATGCACAATTAACAGACTTACTTTTGGCAAAAGATGTCGAACTTAAAAAGACGCTAGACCTCGCTGATGAACAGGCCAAAATCCAACAGAAAATGAATGAGCTTAAAGCTGAAGTAGATAATAAG gatCAAGATATCTATCATTTGCAAAGGCAACTAAAAGACGCAGAACAGATTCTCGCTACCTCTTTGTATCAAGCACGACAGAAGCTGGCTTCAATAGTGAAGTCAAGGAAGCGCCCTGTGCCCTCAGAGGACTTAATCAAGTTTGCTCACAG GATAAGTGCATCAAATGCTGTGAGTGCACCCTTGTCCTGGCAGCCGGGTGATCCTCGGAGACCATACCCTACAGACCTCGAGATGAGACTAGGAATGCTCGGTCGCCTCTGTGACTTGCCATTAAATGGTCACACCCCATCAACTCTTAATGATCTACATCGAATAACTACTGGAGGAG TTCCAGCGACAGCAAGCAACCAGTTTACGTGGCATCCTTCTGGAGAACTACACATGTCTGTTGGAGGCGGGAATTCTGTCGCCATCGATGCGAGGGGAAAGGATGCACCAACTCAAGAAGACGTCGAGGTCATGTCCACTGACTCAAGCTCGAGTTCCAGTAGTGACTCACAATGA
- the Dnali1 gene encoding putative inner dynein arm light chain, axonemal Dnali1 isoform X2, with the protein MGERAPVSAEDTLVRYDNPVLVTKRPEKEPTGMAAAAAQPCIPTEAKRETEEILNAILPPKEWEEDGQIWTQKISSTPATRLDVINLQEMLDTRLQQRQARETGICPVRRQLYTQCFDELIRQVTINCGERGLLLLRVRDEARITMEAYQTLYCSSIAFGMRKALQSEQGKSDLMEQVAKLEAERSVLEKTCAELKQKTEQLERRAAELRAAEEKRHQEELLALKKTNAQLKAQLEGIIAPKK; encoded by the exons atggGTGAAAGGGCTCCCGTTTCAGCTGAGGACACTTTAGTCCGCTATGATAACCCCGTATTGGTCACTAAAAGGCCCGAGAAGGAG CCAACTGGGATGGCCGCTGCGGCGGCGCAACCCTGCATACCAACGGAGGCTAAACGGGAAACTGAAGAGATATTGAATGCTATTCTACCGCCCAAAGAATGGGAAGAAGATGGCCAGATATGGACTCAAAAG ATATCATCGACGCCCGCAACGAGGTTGGACGTGATTAATCTACAAGAGATGCTGGATACACGCCTGCAGCAGCGACAAGCGCGCGAAACTGGCATCTGCCCGGTGCGCAGGCAACTATACACGCAGTGCTTCGATGAGCTTATACGACAG GTAACAATAAATTGCGGCGAACGAGGCTTGTTACTCTTGAGGGTGCGCGACGAAGCTAGGATCACTATGGAAGCTTATCAAACTCTGTACTGCAGCTCTATCGCTTTTGGAATGAGGAAAGCTTTGCAG TCAGAGCAAGGCAAATCTGACCTAATGGAGCAAGTAGCCAAGCTAGAGGCGGAGCGTTCAGTATTGGAGAAAACTTGTGCTGAACTGAAACAGAAGACTGAACAGCTGGAGCGACGGGCTGCAGAACTGAGGGCCGCGGAGGAGAAACGTCATCAGGAGGAATTGCTGGCTTTAAAGAAGACGAATGCTCAGCTTAAG GCTCAACTGGAGGGCATCATCGCTCCGAAGAAGTAA
- the Dnali1 gene encoding putative inner dynein arm light chain, axonemal Dnali1 isoform X1, producing the protein MGERAPVSAEDTLVRYDNPVLVTKRPEKEPTGMAAAAAQPCIPTEAKRETEEILNAILPPKEWEEDGQIWTQKISSTPATRLDVINLQEMLDTRLQQRQARETGICPVRRQLYTQCFDELIRQVTINCGERGLLLLRVRDEARITMEAYQTLYCSSIAFGMRKALQSEQGKSDLMEQVAKLEAERSVLEKTCAELKQKTEQLERRAAELRAAEEKRHQEELLALKKTNAQLKVTFKRLALTKFFP; encoded by the exons atggGTGAAAGGGCTCCCGTTTCAGCTGAGGACACTTTAGTCCGCTATGATAACCCCGTATTGGTCACTAAAAGGCCCGAGAAGGAG CCAACTGGGATGGCCGCTGCGGCGGCGCAACCCTGCATACCAACGGAGGCTAAACGGGAAACTGAAGAGATATTGAATGCTATTCTACCGCCCAAAGAATGGGAAGAAGATGGCCAGATATGGACTCAAAAG ATATCATCGACGCCCGCAACGAGGTTGGACGTGATTAATCTACAAGAGATGCTGGATACACGCCTGCAGCAGCGACAAGCGCGCGAAACTGGCATCTGCCCGGTGCGCAGGCAACTATACACGCAGTGCTTCGATGAGCTTATACGACAG GTAACAATAAATTGCGGCGAACGAGGCTTGTTACTCTTGAGGGTGCGCGACGAAGCTAGGATCACTATGGAAGCTTATCAAACTCTGTACTGCAGCTCTATCGCTTTTGGAATGAGGAAAGCTTTGCAG TCAGAGCAAGGCAAATCTGACCTAATGGAGCAAGTAGCCAAGCTAGAGGCGGAGCGTTCAGTATTGGAGAAAACTTGTGCTGAACTGAAACAGAAGACTGAACAGCTGGAGCGACGGGCTGCAGAACTGAGGGCCGCGGAGGAGAAACGTCATCAGGAGGAATTGCTGGCTTTAAAGAAGACGAATGCTCAGCTTAAGGTAACTTTTAAAAGGCTCGCCCTTACAAAGTTCTTTCCTTAA